The region CCGCCGACCTCTGCTTCCGCCCGCCCATCGACCGGTTCCGGCTGATGGACTTCCCCCGCATCGACGAGATCGTCGACGCCGGCTACGTCCACGCCTCCGAGGTCCTCCAGGAGCGGCGCGCCGGCGCCGCGCTCTCCGGCGTCTCCGTCCCGTAGCGCCACGGCCCGTCCCACCCTCCGCTCGCGTGCGCCCATGGACACCCGCTTCCGCAGGCTGGTCCGGCTCATCGAGAAGCGCGCCTCCTCCCTTCTGCCGCAGGGCGGTGAGGGGGGCTTCGCGCTCCGGCTCCCCGGCGGCCCCGCCGCCGTGTTCGGCGCGGGCGACCCCGCCGTTACCCTGGTCGTCCACGACCCGCGCGGGCTCGCCGCGCTCAGCACCCTGGACGCCACCGCCATCGGCGAGGCGTACCTCCGCGGGCTGCTGGACGTGGAGGGCGACCTGCGCCGGCTCCTGGCGCTGCGCGACCTCTTCACGGACCGGCACCCCCTGCGCTACGTGTACCGCTTCCTCCGGCCCCTTCTCTTCGGCCAGGTGGCGAGCGACCGGACGTGGATCGCGAAGCACTACGACGAGGACCCGGACTTCTACACCCTCTTCCTCGACCGGCGCCACCGCTGCTACTCGCAGGGCGTGTTCGCCCGCGACGACGAGCCGCTGGAGGACGCCATGACCCGCAAGCTCGACTTCGCGCTGGAGGCCGTCGGCGCCCGGCCGGGCGACCGCGTGCTGGACGTGGGGGGCGGTTGGGGCGCCTTCACCGAGCACGCCGGGCGGCGGGGGATCCGCGTCACCTCCCTGACCATCTCCGCCGCATCCGAGCGGTACATCCGGGCGCTCGTCGAGCGTGAGGGGCTCCCCTGCCGCGTGGTGCGGGAGCACCTCTTCGAGCACCGCCCGGCGGAGCGCTACGACGGGATCGTCAACCTGGGCGTCACCGAGCACCTCCCCGACTACCGCGCCACCCTGCGGGTTTACGAGCGCCTCCTGAAGCCGGGGGGGAAGGTGTGCCTGGACGCCAGCGCCACCCGCACCAAGCACGACGTTTCCGACTTCTTCGAGCGCTACATATTCCCCGGGAACGGATCACCGCTCTGCCTGCACGACTACCTCGCCGCGGTGGCGCGCTCCCCGTTCCGGCTCCGCGTGGTGCACGACGACACCCACAACTACCAGCTCACCACCCTGCACTGGGCGCAGAACCTGGACCGGCACCGGGAGGAGGTGGAGCGGCGCTGGGGGGCGGCGCAGTACAGGCGGTTCCAGGTGTACCTCTGGGGATGCGTGGACGGCTTCTCGCGCGACGTCATCCAGGCGTACCGGTGGGTGCTGCAGCTTCCATGATGCACCCGCCGGATCGGGGCCTTCTTCGCGCTGCAGGTCAGGTGCTTGACAGGGCAGGGAGGACGGGGCTTATTGAATGGGATGGCCCGCCTGGTGGCGAGAACCAGCGCCGTGCCGCCCACCGACACCGAAGAGGCCGTAACATGCGATACAGCGTCACGCGATCCGCCGCCGTCCTCCTCGCCGGGCTGACCATCGCCGCCCCCCTCTCTGCGCA is a window of Longimicrobiaceae bacterium DNA encoding:
- a CDS encoding class I SAM-dependent methyltransferase, giving the protein MDTRFRRLVRLIEKRASSLLPQGGEGGFALRLPGGPAAVFGAGDPAVTLVVHDPRGLAALSTLDATAIGEAYLRGLLDVEGDLRRLLALRDLFTDRHPLRYVYRFLRPLLFGQVASDRTWIAKHYDEDPDFYTLFLDRRHRCYSQGVFARDDEPLEDAMTRKLDFALEAVGARPGDRVLDVGGGWGAFTEHAGRRGIRVTSLTISAASERYIRALVEREGLPCRVVREHLFEHRPAERYDGIVNLGVTEHLPDYRATLRVYERLLKPGGKVCLDASATRTKHDVSDFFERYIFPGNGSPLCLHDYLAAVARSPFRLRVVHDDTHNYQLTTLHWAQNLDRHREEVERRWGAAQYRRFQVYLWGCVDGFSRDVIQAYRWVLQLP